In Nicotiana tabacum cultivar K326 chromosome 2, ASM71507v2, whole genome shotgun sequence, the following proteins share a genomic window:
- the LOC107810531 gene encoding uncharacterized protein LOC107810531, with translation MPCEVKSNNEPVKPILRMGHRLETTRHHESSSAGAEEEIKSSRANRSSKSRDKYKVENTVDKPYINRHHDSSKTVKQNVIQLTCSDNSFGSKENKDDELVKYMSNLPGYLQHAEKGKNIQGKALNFGVLDWERLEKWKYNERMPAKCHRKTLSVSSPFVAGRPPTAYGMPSQRKQMPSPGGSSSEQKFAEPVQRSQSEFMQTQDLQTSRCPTKHGKQKQCLRKEIPSHRRNSELNIGKYMGSEDLSSVQIKNVNIPKREIKFDNEVNLTTQNCTAEPKNIVLLVPKHRSETSMEDSQFSESRKSFDEQPAEVMRTRFSDCSSLESYSSELCAVPHSCPLPASSATNTESHVKQHQLPNARGIKSDLCSSPCQNERITTRSSFDAKYLNHHKCDAELGVPAETSQRKDLDTAEQPVAKGRHPSPNKRFSFSLSRMSRSFSFKETSAVSPSNSTNSIPKSGPVGASSSVNTSNLEKPNAGVRGRSSPLRRLLDPLLRPKGMHSAETCPPPNGNSNGNTLPTNHSKHVRMKKHQPSTLQALLQLTLKDGVPFFKLVVDDDGGILAAAVKKLPTYGKGGSSLVYAFYAVHEIKRKSGGWMSQGPKEKSAGFGYKVIGQMEISSSKVLNSSINDHKNISVRRESVLYSIDSGRVDKQVPDSSQKRELAAIVVMNSSQNQIGADTPFDQYKQGMQHLPGETCEAGESKTCGDVVVILPGGTHSLPNDGAPSSLLERWRSGGVCDCGGWDVGCKLKVLEQDKNCRNQDFLNLFIQGGDQRSKPIFSMAPLKNGLYSVEFDSSVPLLEAFSICVSALTSHKLADIFQIGSLGQKAMKTSTTVQAQVPQRYVSSPPPSPVGRI, from the exons ATGCCATGTGAAGTGAAATCAAATAATGAGCCGGTGAAGCCTATTTTGAGAATGGGGCACAGACTAGAAACTACACGTCATCATGAAAGCTCCAGTGCTGGAGCTGAAGAAGAGATCAAATCATCCCGAGCAAATCGAAGTTCAAAGTCCAGAGACAAGTATAAAGTCGAAAACACAGTCGATAAACCATACATTAACAGGCATCATGACTCAAGCAAGACGGTCAAGCAAAATGTTATACAGTTGACCTGTTCCGACAATTCGTTTGGGAGTAAGGAAAACAAAGATGACGAGCTTGTCAAGTACATGTCCAATTTGCCAGGTTATCTGCAGCATGCAGAAAAGGGAAAGAATATTCAAGGGAAGGCTTTGAATTTTGGAGTCCTTGATTGGGAGCGTCTGGAGAAATGGAAGTATAATGAACGTATGCCTGCAAAGTGTCATCGTAAAACGTTATCAGTTAGTTCTCCATTTGTTGCTGGAAGGCCTCCCACTGCATATGGCATGCCTTCTCAGAGAAAGCAAATGCCATCACCGGGTGGTTCGTCTTCTGAACAAAAGTTTGCAGAACCTGTCCAGCGATCCCAATCAGAGTTTATGCAGACCCAGGATTTGCAAACTTCTCGGTGCCCAACAAAGCATGGGAAGCAGAAACAATGTCTTAGGAAGGAGATACCATCTCACAGGCGCAATTCCGAGCTAAATATTGGTAAATACATGGGCAGTGAAGATTTATCCTCGGTACAGATTAAGAATGTCAACATTCCCAAAAGAGAGATCAAATTCGACAACGAAGTCAATCTTACTACCCAAAATTGCACTGCTGAACCCAAGAATATCGTTCTATTGGTTCCGAAACATCGTTCAGAAACAAGTATGGAGGACTCTCAATTCTCAGAATCCCGAAAATCTTTTGATGAGCAACCAGCTGAGGTGATGAGGACCAGATTTTCTGACTGTTCTTCTCTGGAGTCCTACTCTAGTGAACTGTGTGCTGTTCCGCATTCGTGTCCTCTGCCCGCTAGCTCTGCAACGAATACAGAGTCTCATGTGAAGCAACACCAATTGCCTAATGCTCGAGGCATAAAGTCAGATTTATGCTCATCCCCATGTCAAAATGAGAGGATAACTACACGCTCTTCATTTGATGCCAAATATCTGAATCACCATAAATGTGATGCAGAATTGGGAGTCCCAGCTGAGACTTCACAGAGAAAGGATTTGGACACTGCAGAGCAGCCAGTGGCAAAGGGAAGACATCCGTCCCCTAATAAGAGATTTAGCTTCAGTCTTAGTCGAATGAGCAGAAGTTTCAGTTTTAAGGAGACCTCGGCTGTTTCACCATCGAATAGTACAAATAGCATCCCGAAGTCTGGCCCCGTTGGAGCTTCTTCCAGTGTGAATACCAGTAATCTAGAGAAGCCAAATGCTGGTGTCAGAGGGAGATCTAGCCCTTTGAGAAGACTCCTAGACCCACTGCTGAGGCCTAAGGGGATGCATTCAGCTGAGACTTGTCCGCCTCCTAATGGAAACTCAAATGGCAATACTTTGCCCACTAACCACAGTAAGCACGTTCGTATGAAAAAGCATCAGCCCTCAACTCTTCAGGCTCTTCTGCAGCTTACACTTAAGGATGGAGTTCCATTTTTTAAACTTGTGGTTGACGATGATGGTGGTATTCTTGCTGCAGCTGTAAAGAAGTTACCAACATATGGGAAGGGTGGAAGTAGCTTGGTTTATGCTTTCTATGCAGTCCATGAAATTAAAAGGAAGAGTGGGGGTTGGATGAGCCAGGGACCAAAAGAGAAAAGTGCTGGCTTTGGTTATAAAGTGATCGGTCAGATGGAGATTTCTAGTTCCAAAGTTCTGAATTCAAGTATAAATGACCACAAAAACATATCTGTGCGAAGGGAATCTGTCTTGTATAGCATTGATTCTGGACGAGTGGACAAGCAAGTGCCTGATTCTTCTCAAAAAAGAGAGCTGGCCGCCATTGTCGTTATGAACTCAAGTCAAAACCAAATTGGTGCAGATACACCATTTGATCAATACAAACAAGGTATGCAGCATTTACCTGGAGAGACCTGTGAAGCAGGAGAAAGCAAGACATGTGGTGACGTTGTAGTCATTCTTCCTGGCGGTACACATAGCTTGCCAAATGATGGAGCTCCTTCCTCATTGCTTGAACGATGGAGATCTGGTGGAGTATGTGATTGCGGAGGGTGGGATGTCGGTTGCAAGCTAAAAGTACTTGAACAGGACAAGAACTGCAGGAACCAAGATTTTCTAAACCTTTTCATTCAG GGAGGGGATCAGAGGAGCAAGCCTATCTTCAGCATGGCACCACTCAAGAATGGACTGTACTCTGTTGAATTTGATTCATCGGTTCCTTTGTTAGAGGCATTCTCCATCTGTGTCTCGGCCCTGACTAGTCACAAACTAGCTGATATCTTCCAAATTGGATCTCTAGGACAGAAGGCGATGAAGACTTCAACCACTGTCCAAGCACAAGTCCCTCAAAGATATGTGTCATCTCCACCTCCGTCACCTGTTGGAAGGATCTAG